The Agromyces mariniharenae sequence CGCTCGTCGGCCGCGGCATCCTCGAGCTCGAGCACCTCCTTCACGAGGCGCGTCGCGAGGCCCGCCTGCACCAGCCCGGCGACGCGGATGACGCGGTCGACGTGCTCCTCGTCGTAGTCGCGGTACCCGTTGGGCCGCCGGTTCGGGGCGAGCAGCCCCTGCTGCTCGTAGTACCTGACCAGGCGCGGGGAGACGCCCGCACGGCTCGCGAGCTCGCCGATCTTCATGACGCCACCACCTCTTGATGATCGATCTGCGACACAGACCTTGACATTGACATCAATGTCAGAGTTTAGCGTCGAAGCATGGACCGCACCAGCACCCGGATCACCCCCTCCGAAGCCGCACTCCCGGACCGCCCGGCACCGGCGCCGCGCGGCCTGCCCTGGCCGTCGCTGCTCGTGCTCGGCGGCACCGCCTTCGTGATGGTCACCGCCGAGATGCTCCCGACCGCGGTGCTCCCCGAGATGAGCGCGGGGCTGGGCGTGACCGAGGCGCAGACCGGCTTCCTCGTGTCGCTGTGGGCCGCGGTCGTGGTCGTGGGAAGCCTGCCGCTCGTCCGCCTCACGCGCCGGCTCGATCGGCGGAGCCTCATCGTGTGGAGCCTCGTCGGACTCGCGGCTTCCGTCGCGGTGACGGCGCTGGCGCCGACGTACCCGATCGCGGTCGGCGGGCGGCTCGCCGGCGCGCTCGCCGTCGGCCTGCTCTGGGCGACGACGAACGCGTACACGGCCGACCTCGTCGCCGACCGCGACCTGGCCCGCGCGGTCGCCGTGGTGCTCGGCGGCGCGACGCTCGGCACCGTGCTGGGCACGCCGATCGGGAGCCTCGTCGCGCAGGGCGTTGGCTGGCGGGCCGCGTTCGCCGGGCTCGCGGTCGCCGCCGTGGTGGCGGCGGTGCTCGTCCGCACGGTCGTGCGGCGGCCGACCGCGACGACCCCGATCGCGACGACGGATGCCGCGCAGGCCCCGATCACGCCGACGGATGCCGCGCCAACCGATGACCAGGCCACCCCCGCCTCGCACGCGGCATCCGGAACCCTGCGCCCCATGCTCGCGATCGTCGGACTCGTCGCACTGCTGCTCGTCGGGCACTACGGCGTCTACACGTTCGTCACGCGACTCGTCGATGCGCCGGCGCAGGCGATGCCCGGGGGCGTCGGCGGCATGCTGCTCGCGTTCGGCGTCGCGTCGTGGCTCGGCATCGTGCTCGCAGGACGGTTCGGCGCGCGCACCGCCCGCGTGCTCGTCGCGGGCGCGATCGTCACCGCGATCGCCGTCGCCGCGCTCGCCCTCGTCGGCGTGCACCCGGCCGTCGGCATCGCGGTCGTCGTGGTCTGGGGCGTGGCATCCGGTGCGCTGCCGGCGCTCGCGCAGACGATGATCCTGCGCCTGGCGGGCACCGAGCGACGGTCGCTCGCGGGCGCGCTCATCCCGGTCGTGTTCAACCTCGGCATCGCGATCGGCGCGGGCCTGGCCGCACTCGTCGTCGACTCCTCGGGCGTCGCGGCGCTGCCGCCGCTGGGCGCTGCGGTCGTGGCCGTCGCCGCTGCAGGGCTGTTCCTCGTGCTGCGGCGGCCTGGGGCAGCGGCCTGAGCTACACGTCCACGCCGGGCACGATCCCCAGGCCGGGGTTCGAGATGCCGGCGATCCAGTTCGGCGCCATCGGCAGCAGCACGCCGTAGTAGATGGCCATGACGAGCGCGAACATCGCGTAGGCCATGATCACCATCGTGAGGATGCCGAGCACGGTCCCGAGCACCGCCGGCCACGACACGGGGTGCTCGATCGCGCGGAAGCGGCTCCGCGCCATGAGCCCGAACCAGATCGCGAAGCCGCCGAAGAACGCGACCACGGCGGCCCGCCCGATCTCGCCCGCGAGCGGCACCAGGAACGCCACGGCGAGCGATGCCGCGCCGAGCCCGAGCGAGGTCCACGCGAAGAAGCGAGCCCAGCCGGCGCCCGCGGTGTGCTCGTAGGGGATCATCCGAACGATTCTGCCCGGTTCGCGCCCCGCGGCGCGAGGATGGATCCATGCCGACCCGGCTCCTGCTCATCTCCGACACGCACGTGCCGGCGCGCGCGAAGCGCCTGCCCGACCGGGTCTGGCGCGCGGTCGACGAGTCCGACGTGGTCGTGCACGCGGGCGACTGGGTGGATGCCGCGACGCTCGACGCCCTCGAGGCCCGGGCGGCTCGGCTGGTCGGGGTCTTCGGCAACAACGACGGCCCGGCGCTGCGGGCCCGGTTGCCCGAGGTCGCGCGGTTCGAGCTCGAGGGCCTGC is a genomic window containing:
- a CDS encoding MerR family transcriptional regulator; the encoded protein is MKIGELASRAGVSPRLVRYYEQQGLLAPNRRPNGYRDYDEEHVDRVIRVAGLVQAGLATRLVKEVLELEDAAADERPSCPRTVADMLALELTGIEERIACLSRSRDTIRDFLARTEHAAVLSERQAAPA
- a CDS encoding MFS transporter, yielding MDRTSTRITPSEAALPDRPAPAPRGLPWPSLLVLGGTAFVMVTAEMLPTAVLPEMSAGLGVTEAQTGFLVSLWAAVVVVGSLPLVRLTRRLDRRSLIVWSLVGLAASVAVTALAPTYPIAVGGRLAGALAVGLLWATTNAYTADLVADRDLARAVAVVLGGATLGTVLGTPIGSLVAQGVGWRAAFAGLAVAAVVAAVLVRTVVRRPTATTPIATTDAAQAPITPTDAAPTDDQATPASHAASGTLRPMLAIVGLVALLLVGHYGVYTFVTRLVDAPAQAMPGGVGGMLLAFGVASWLGIVLAGRFGARTARVLVAGAIVTAIAVAALALVGVHPAVGIAVVVVWGVASGALPALAQTMILRLAGTERRSLAGALIPVVFNLGIAIGAGLAALVVDSSGVAALPPLGAAVVAVAAAGLFLVLRRPGAAA